A stretch of the Notamacropus eugenii isolate mMacEug1 chromosome 2, mMacEug1.pri_v2, whole genome shotgun sequence genome encodes the following:
- the LOC140527529 gene encoding disintegrin and metalloproteinase domain-containing protein 30-like has translation MGTMRAVSSLGGSLLPLCLVMLLPDLSCLIQNFAFFPERGFSSYEVIIPRQLGPRSGVSEVAGQVSYLLHVEGKKYLVHLRVKKLLLSRQLRVFSFTEWGARLEEQPHIPEDCNYGGYVEGSPNSQASLSTCFGGLRGILNMNGNLYQVEPLKASTKFEHVLYRLREEGITNQTCGLTDQEIARQLAQSQSLEVRSKTDFSQSYIHLKYIELMLVMDHNRYLTRDSNMTHIIADCLILSGIADTNFKSLNAHVHLIAIDVWTDENKIDENGDKLIQVLQLFSFYKKYVLYPRVSMDWAHLFVGKHFGDAGGWAWVSGACHSFTASSVSSLPWEVDLDYALAFVHEMGHGFGMAHDSEFCVCGAKRCLMDASMGGRTFSNCSFDSYFNFVTKKGNCLYNIPGMVYRVEKCGNKVVEQGEDCDCGSEAECRHDKCCLPTCRFKQKAQCNSGLCCERCRFLPSGKICRPKRTECDLDEFCNGTTNLCPDDFHKQDGAPCGYDKTSLCYHNHCHSHLQQCRRLFGYGAQNGPACCYAQINRGDRFGNCGFNDIKYKRCKPQDIMCGRVQCVNVRSIPSMPDHTSIVQTHLGNVICWGADYHAAMATINLPDVGEVKDGTPCGKGLICINKSCQSSSLLNYDCVPQKCSHRGVCNNRRNCHCDFGWAPPLCTEPGYGGSIDSGPPSKWEGRKSLFRHLKWTHFAFSNSFVALCLWIWYTCLLKIDS, from the coding sequence ATGGGGACCATGCGTGCTGTGTCCTCCCTGGGCGGCTCGCTCCTACCACTCTGCCTGGTGATGCTCCTTCCTGACCTCTCCTGTCTCATCCAGAACTTCGCTTTCTTTCCAGAGAGGGGCTTCTCATCCTACGAAGTGATCATCCCCAGGCAACTGGGACCCCGCAGTGGGGTCTCTGAGGTGGCCGGCCAGGTGTCCTATCTCCTGCATGTGGAGGGCAAGAAATACCTTGTTCATTTGAGGGTCAAGAAGCTTCTGTTGTCTAGACAGCTGCGGGTTTTCTCCTTCACAGAGTGGGGAGCCAGACTGGAGGAGCAACCTCACATCCCCGAAGACTGCAACTATGGGGGTTATGTGGAAGGCTCCCCAAACTCCCAGGCTTCCTTAAGCACCTGCTTTGGGGGGCTTCGGGGGATACTGAACATGAATGGAAATCTTTACCAAGTGGAGCCTCTGAAAGCCTCCACCAAGTTCGAACACGTATTATATCGCCTGAGGGAAGAGGGGATCACAAACCAGACCTGTGGCCTGACTGACCAAGAAATAGCACGTCAGTTAGCCCAGAGCCAGAGCCTGGAGGTTCGTAGCAAGACAGATTTTTCTCAGTCCTATATACATCTAAAGTATATAGAGTTGATGCTTGTGATGGATCACAACAGGTATTTGACTAGAGACTCCAATATGACCCATATAATTGCTGATTGCCTTATCTTGTCAGGAATAGCAGACACAAATTTTAAGAGCCTGAATGCTCACGTTCATCTGATAGCCATTGATGTATGGACAGacgaaaataaaatagatgaaaatggGGACAAGTTAATACaagttttacaattattttctttctataaaaAATATGTTCTTTATCCTCGGGTTTCCATGGATTGGGCTCACTTATTTGTTGGCAAACATTTTGGGGATGCTGGGGGGTGGGCTTGGGTTTCTGGTGCTTGTCATTCATTTACAGCATCTTCAGTAAGCAGCCTACCCTGGGAAGTTGATCTTGACTATGCTTTGGCTTTTGTTCATGAAATGGGTCATGGTTTTGGCATGGCTCACGATTCAGAGTTCTGTGTTTGTGGGGCAAAAAGGTGCCTCATGGATGCTTCCATGGGAGGGAGGACATTCAGTAATTGTAGCTTtgacagttattttaattttgtcaCCAAGAAAGGAAACTGTCTCtacaacattccaggcatggtgtaCAGGGTAGAGAAGTGTGGCAATAAAGTGGTGGAACAGGGAGAAGATTGTGACTGTGGCTCTGAAGCAGAATGTCGCCATGATAAATGTTGTTTGCCAACTTGCAGATTTAAACAAAAGGCCCAGTGTAATTCTGGTCTTTGCTGTGAACGCTGCCGTTTTCTTCCATCTGGAAAGATATGTAGACCCAAGAGGACTGAGTGTGACCTTGATGAGTTCTGCAATGGGACCACCAATCTCTGCCCAGATGACTTCCATAAACAAGATGGTGCCCCATGTGGTTATGACAAGACAAGTCTTTGTTACCACAATCATTGCCATTCTCATCTCCAGCAATGTAGAAGACTTTTTGGCTATGGTGCCCAGAATGGCCCAGCTTGCTGCTATGCACAAATCAACCGAGGTGACCGCTTTGGCAATTGTGGGTTCAATGACATTAAATATAAGCGATGTAAGCCTCAGGACATAATGTGTGGAAGAGTGCAGTGTGTCAATGTCAGGAGCATCCCTTCTATGCCTGATCACACTTCAATAGTTCAGACCCATCTAGGGAATGTTATATGCTGGGGAGCAGACTATCATGCAGCAATGGCAACCATTAACTTACCTGATGTGGGGGAGGTCAAAGATGGCACCCCTTGTGGCAAGGGGCTCATCTGTATTAACAAGTCTTGCCAGAGTAGCTCACTTCTCAATTATGACTGTGTCCCACAAAAGTGCAGCCATCGAGGAGTGTGTAATAACCGGAGGAACTGCCATTGTGATTTTGGATGGGCCCCTCCACTCTGCACAGAGCCTGGATATGGAGGCAGCATTGACAGTGGACCTCCCTCGAaatgggaggggagaaagagtttATTTAGGCACCTAAAGTGGACTCATTTTGCTTTCTCTAACTCCTTTGTGGCATTGTGTCTGTGGATATGGTATACTTGTCTACTAAAAATAGatagttaa